The Primulina eburnea isolate SZY01 chromosome 18, ASM2296580v1, whole genome shotgun sequence genome segment CTGTAAATAATCCGGTCGGAATACGCAGGAGTCATTCCGCGATAGGATCCGAAAAAGTTCATCAAGAGAAGATTAATCAGGTGCCCGATGAAAAACAAACGCAGAAGAAAAAGTCATGCCTCACATGTAGCGAGAGTTTTAAGGTTGAAAACTTGAGACAACCTTTTTGCTCTTTCCCAATGATGGTGGTCTTGATTTTGATCTTTCTGGCTATCTTTGGACGATCTTTCGCGATATTGTGCGCTTCGATCGGATGGTATTTGATCCCTGGAGTCACAGGAGATAGCTGGATTTCGTCACCACATGCAAGAAAGGCGAAGAGGAAGGATTTCGATAGGAAATCGAGTGAAATAACGAAGATTGCGAATAAGGATAATAATGATATTGGTGTTCCAACTTATCCAACC includes the following:
- the LOC140819734 gene encoding uncharacterized protein, with amino-acid sequence MFICGSASFSHQDEDDRVISSYPAPKRTTKKSLSFCRIGKNYTTKNPYANRGLDKFYALLSELDEKRQMIYARMGSEAISFVQFVYSNDSDKIKPVVVRVKERKEEANPTNLAKKPVITTVNNPVGIRRSHSAIGSEKVHQEKINQVPDEKQTQKKKSCLTCSESFKVENLRQPFCSFPMMVVLILIFLAIFGRSFAILCASIGWYLIPGVTGDSWISSPHARKAKRKDFDRKSSEITKIANKDNNDIGVPTYPTSVVNKSAK